One Spinacia oleracea cultivar Varoflay chromosome 4, BTI_SOV_V1, whole genome shotgun sequence DNA segment encodes these proteins:
- the LOC130471889 gene encoding uncharacterized protein, whose protein sequence is MIPRGQMLEAKDTEHPSICKVEIKSATGHFTESYSAVPEKIKIAFKQCHIQLSEYGKEARASLSQLHTNGGTSFANTRADYEDEHGEDMSLIELWLACYKKKDGTFVDGTFTEDFLDDVKAKAETLKLLYPPGSKSIKEIENEAFEATLYNGEIPEKPQGYGFGVRKGDIYGVRGALRKAGFGKGKRKVIEVDSINVEVSSLKQENKELHKKNEEIKDKCDENAKLIRTMTSLFSQVLESIRIGDASTQLIDAAQTTLRMANPPVKDAFEDDDGGRKESKG, encoded by the exons ATGATACCTAGAGGCCAGATGCTTGAGGCCAAAGATACAGAGCACCCTTCCATTTGCAAAGTTGAAATCAAATCGGCAACAGGACATTTCACTGAAAGCTACTCTGCTGTCCCTGAAAAAATAAAGATAGCTTTTAAACAATGTCATATT CAATTGTCTGAGTATGGAAAAGAGGCACGAGCATCTCTGAGTCAATTGCACACTAATGGTGGTACAAGCTTTGCGAATACACGTGCTGATTAT GAAGATGAACATGGAGAAGATATGAGCCTAATAGAACTTTGGCTAGCTTGTTATAAGAAGAAGGATGGAACCTTTGTCGATGGCACATTCACCGAAGACTTTTTG GATGATGTTAAGGCAAAGGCTGAAACTTTAAAGCTTCTTTATCCTCCTGGCTCCAAGTCAATTAAGGAGATCGAGAATGAGGCTTTCGAGGCTACGCTATATAATGGAGAAATTCCTGAAAAACCACAAGGTTATGGATTTGGTGTTCGTAAAGGTGACATTTATGGGGTGCGTGGTGCACTCAGAAAAGCAGGGTTTGGTAAAGGAAAAAGGAAGGTAATAGAAGTGGATAGCATCAATGTCGAGGTATCAAGCttgaagcaagagaataaggaACTTCATAAGAAAAATGAAGAGATAAAAGACAAGTGCGATGAGAATGCAAAGCTGATTAGGACAATGACATCGCTGTTTTCTCAAGTTTTAGAATCCATTCGCATTGGAGACGCTTCAACACAACTTATAGACGCTGCACAAACCACCTTGCGTATGGCTAACCCTCCG gtcAAGGATGCAtttgaagatgatgatggtggaAGAAAAGAATCTAAGGGATGA
- the LOC130471888 gene encoding uncharacterized protein — protein MLKWAIELNAFDISYESRKAIKGQAFSDFIAEMTRPTFEKNVATRWTVYVDGSSTQNGCGAGIICQSPEGDKYEYSMRFNFQTSNNEAEYEALLAGIKMCKAAGAHEILAFSDSQLIVSQVNGDYEARDPNMIKYMQAVHQEIEHLKSFEAKQIPRIENNQADALSKLASSASCDTPRHVFWEVKDKRSIEQELCAPMIAILDRSSTWMDPIIAYKVDGSLPDDPSLAAKIQKKSSWFEWWNGVLYKKSFSRPLLRCVTPEKGKEVLDDLHQGLCSSHIGGRALAEKALRTGYYWPTLREDALAMVQKCDKCQRFAHLIHRPAHPLTPIMSPIPFAKWGMNLLGPYTAAPGGRRYVIVAVDYFTKWVEAEALKNIRASDFETPKLKEWLADHGIHSCFASVGRPQANGQVEAFNKIISEGIKKKLDEAKEMCEPTLRVMLYDENANWEMMKLALDFLPEVRGNTALRQQLYKIRMAREYNKKVSKRVLKVGDFVLRKMESVGRANEQGKLTPTWEGPYEIYDEVRDGTYCIQDMQGRPILRTWNADNLKKYFF, from the exons ATGCTGAAATGGGCAATTGAGCTGAATGCATTTGATATCTCATATGAGTCTCGAAAAGCTATCAAGGGACAAGCATTTTCCGATTTCATTGCAGAAATGACAAGGCCAACTTTTGAAAAGAATGTGGCGACTCGCTGGACAGTCTACGTGGATGGCTCATCAACCCAGAACGGGTGTGGAGCCGGCATAATATGTCAATCCCCTGAAGGAGACAAGTATGAGTATTCCATGCGGTTCAATTTTCAGACGTCCAACAAtgaggcagaatatgaagctttATTAGCCGGCATAAAAATGTGCAAAGCCGCTGGAGCCCATGAGATACTTGCCTTCTCCGACTCTCAGCTCATTGTGAGTCAAGTAAATGGGGACTATGAGGCAAGGGACCCTAACATGATCAAATATATGCAAGCTGTGCATCAAGAAATAGAACATCTAAAGAGCTTCGAAGCTAAGCAGATCCCCAGAATAGAGAACAATCAggctgatgccctgtcaaagcTAGCTAGCTCGGCTTCCTGTGATACACCGCGTCACGTATTTTGGGAAGTAAAGGATAAGAGAAGTATTGAGCAGGAATTGTGCGCTCCTATGATAGCTATTCTGGATCGGTCCTCAACATGGATGGACCCTATCATTGCTTACAAAGTGGACGGTTCGCTACCGGACGACCCAAGTTTGGCTGCCAAAATACAAAAGaagagttcttggtttgaatggtGGAATGGTGTTTTGTACAAAAAGTCATTTTCTAGACCTCTCCTGCGCTGCGTCACCCCTGAGAAAGGGAAAGAAGTTCTAGATGATTTGCACCAAGGATTATGTAGCTCCCACATTGGAGGGCGAGCTTTGGCAGAAAAAGCCTTGCGAACTGGTTATTACTGGCCCACGTTGAGAGAAGACGCCCTGGCCATGGTGCAAAAATGTGACAAGTGCCAACGATTTGCTCATCTCATCCACCGGCCGGCCCACCCTCTCACTCCTATCATGAGTCCCATTCCGTTTGCCAAGTGGGGAATGAACTTGTTAGGGCCATATACAGCGGCCCCTGGAGGCCGGCGCTATGTGATAGTAGCTGTtgattacttcaccaagtgggttGAAGCAGAAGCTCTCAAAAACATAAGAGCAAGTGAT tttgagacgcctaagctgaaggaGTGGTTAGCAGATCACGGCATACACAGCTGTTTTGCCTCAGTGGGACGACCTCAAGCCAATGGCCAAGTCGAAGCGTTTAACAAGATTATCTCCGAGGGGATAAAGAAGAAACTAGATGAGGCCAagg aaatgtgtgaacctacACTAAGAGTCATGCTATATGACGAGAATGCCaactgggaaatgatgaagttgGCCCTTGACTTTTTACCTGAAGTAAGAGGAAATACAGCATTGAGACAACAgttgtacaagataaggatggcgagggaatacaacaagaaagtctctaaaAGAGTGCTCAAGGTAGGAGACTTTGTTCTCCGAAAGATGGAGTCTGTGGGACGAGCCAATGAACAGGGTAAATTGacccccacttgggagggaccctATGAGATTTATGACGAGGTCAGAGATGGAACCTATTGCATTCAGGACATGCAGGGCCGACCAATTCTACGCACCTGGAATGCAGACAATCTTAAAAAATACTTTTTCTAG